CTTGCTCATCTTCACGCCACTTACACTACTACTGCACATCCACACCAGCAGTTTACTGTCCCCACAGCCTCCAAAGATCCCTAAAATCCAAAGGAGGAAACAGGAGGGGTAGCACTGCCTTGTGCACCCCCAAGAGGTGATcctgctgggggcagcccagccatcagcagtcctggctgccCTGGTTACTACCGATGGGTTCGaaggagctgcagaaggcacACCCGCAGCACCACTCACTCACCTGGCAGGATGACCTGTATCCCCACGGCGTTGGAGGTGGCAGAGGCAGTGGGCTGCCCCCGTGGGGTCCTCCAGAGCCCCACCTCGCACTGGTACGTCCCCGCGTGGCCGGACACCACGCTGTGGATGCGCAGCCAGGAGGAGGCGCCCACCTTCCTCAGCTGGGCTTTGCCCTGGAAGCGGGGCTGCGCCGGCCCCCAGGACACGGTGCCATCGGGAAGGACCCGCACCAGCTCCTGGTAGCTGCCGTCAGGTGGGTTGGGCTGGAAGAACCACCCTACAGAGAGCAGCACCTCCTCGATGGGGTGGCTGGCACTCACTTGGCAAACGAGCTCAAAGCTCTGCGTGTATCTGACGGTGGCGGTCCGGCTTATCAGCGTGGCACGCAGACCAAGACCTGCTCAAGAGGATGGGAGCCATCAGTGTTGGGACAGAAGTCCTGCCTGCTACCACCCAGAACCTTCCCCACCACCCCTGCCCCATGCCAGCCCTTAGCCCCATTTTCACTCTGCAAACCTCGTCATCAAGATGAAacctccttcccacctcccctctCCTGAGCTGCATTTTGCTCTTCCAGCCCCAGCCACGGGTCCTATCCTGTCCCCTGGTCCACCACTCCCAAGCCTCTGTGAAGCTTGGGCAGCCCTAACTACCCAGGAGAAGCAGCCAGgtgccagcaccaggagcacaTCATAAAGGAACATCTAAGAAAATGAGCCCCAAAAGCAGGTCCTGCTATGCTGGAAAAATCCTTGTCTAGCATGACACGGAGACCAAGAATCTCCTACACGTCTTTCTTGGAGCAGTTTCTCACAAGTCCTCCCCCAAACCAGCACCCTGTTGGAAATGACAGTgaccccctgctgccccctccccggcaTTAGCTGCTTTGCTGGGTCTCCCCCAGGAGAAGCAACAGAAGCTACCCACAGCTTTTTGTGCCAAGGACCCAACCTTCCCACAACTCCACATATTCACCCCAAACCTGATCACAAAGAGACCAGGCTAAAGACATACACCTTTTGTTGGCAGCTGCTGCATCTGTCACACTGACGTTTGCCAGGGCGAATGCTCTTCCCATTATCATCTACTGAAAACTGGCATGTTCACACTCTTGCTGTAAGCAGCAGCTGCGTTGTCCCTGCCAAGGCGAGACCAGACTCACCACGTTCCCCAGCCCAGGGATCACTGCAGGTTTTACCCAGAAGAGCCACGAGGACTGACTGACCTATGGGCTTCACGTCGACTCTGATGGCTGATGACAGGTTGGTGTGGATGCTCTGAACATCTCCAGGAGCCTTCACCTCTGAAGCAGAGCAGTGGTAGGCACCGCTGTCCTTCGGCCCCACACCATAGACAGCGAGGACGTAAACTGCGCTGCTTTGCTTGAATGCTcggagctgccccagcccggCTCTCTCCTCATATTCCTTCTTCCAGGCCAACAACCCGCAGGGGCCAAGCCTGGCCACTTCCATGCCGTTGAGGAGCCAAGCCACTTGGAagtacctgctgctgctcctctgggctCCCAGCATGCAGTTGAGCTGCAAGATGTCCCCTTCAGAAAGGGTGCTCTTGGTGGCGACGATGCCCACGTGGAGGTCGTGGTCTGCAGACAAACACAAGTCAAGAGGGTGCAAATGGCGGCCATGCAGAGGGAAACAAGAGGGGGGTTGCtaacaaaacatttccttttttgttacAAAAAGTAATGAGAATGGAAAATGTTCACCACGGAGAGATGGCCTGCAGCCCCCTTAAACCAGAAAGGGGCACGGAGGGGCTCTGCAGCTCAGTGGTGCCCTCCTGTCCCACAAGAAGGGCACGGCTTCGTGCTGAGGTTTGGAGGCAAAACAGAGCACCTCAGCgactgctgctggaggggctgaAGTACTTTATGGAAAGCACATTGCCCTCTGAATTTAAACACCGCTTCATAAACAGTACGTGAGCAGGAATCCCAGTTGCTGCAGATATGTTCGGCATTCCCAAATATTTGCTGGAGCGTTTATAGAAACCGTCGGCCTGCTTGGCTGCGGTGGGGGTGGCAGTGCCACGCTGCGGGGCCGCTCCTGCTGAGGGGACGAGGGGCCCCGTGTCATGGCCACCTCTCCTCAGCAGCACCGCCTGTACTGATGTGAGCACCACAGCGGCCTTGTGGCACCTCCCCTCTACTCTCAGCAGCCACCGCAGCACAAATACTGCACTTCCACAAGGTTTCCCTACTTCTAACATGGTGGCATGGCACTGGTACCTGCAGCCATGTTCTTCAGGCCATGCCACAACCCACCAGGGGAACGAGACATCCTCTGGTCCCCACCTGGCTGTGGGGCTCAAAGCCTGACCCACAGTCCCTTTACACCACGTATGTGGTGGAGGCAGCAGGGTGGCAGAGGCAGGCGTGTGAGCATAGAAACTTTTGTGACACAGCACTGCCAAGGCCACCGCTATACGGCCTTTGGTGCACTGAGGAGCTGGAGCCAAGGGCCTTACCCTGGGTTGTGACTGACAGCGCTGTCTTCTCTGTCTGCTTGCGGGAGATGTCCTTCCACGTCTCGTCGGGGTCCTCGATCCACTCGGCCGCCTCGCAGTACAGCTGCCCCTGGTCAGAGGGCTCCACTGCCGTGATGGAGAGCTTGTAGGTGGTGTTCCCAACCTTGTCCAGCCGCACGTTCCCCAACAGAAACCTCTGCGTGTAAGATGGCCCCGGCTTCAAGACGAAGTCCTTGGAGAGGGTGAGGATCTCCTCAGCTTGGTGCTCCCCTGCTCCCCGAAGGCGGTACCAGCTGACAGAGAGATGTGTATGCTGGGCAGTGGTCTTGGACACCTCACAGGTGAGCTCCACCGCGTCCCCCTCTGCCTGGGTGAGGACCTGGGACCCCATGGAAACCGAGAGGGTGTCCGGGATCACTGGACACAGGGCACAAGGGgagaaacacagagagaagCCGGTCAGGGGGAAAAGCATTTCTTGGcctctgtgggcagcctgttgGTCACTACAAAAACCACAGCCAAGCCCCGAGGAGTCTGACAGCTACGGGACCTTCTCCTGTCCCTTGCCATGGCTGGGGGGCAATGGCCAGAGCAAACTGCAGAGGGACCCTCTGGGCATCCCAACCCTGGCCACTCAGGGTTAGGATAGCATTCCCACAGCAGGAATGTGCCACAGACCTGAAGATGAGCACATCTTCCCGTCTGCAGTGTGAAACCCGCCTGCATCCCTACAGGCTGTAGACCCACATGTGCCCTGGTGTCACTGCACACAGAACAGCACATCCTCCCCGGGAGCTCTACCACCACCTTGACAGTATTAGTAGGAAAATGGAAGTGGAAAAACCCAAATCACCACCACCCAGCAGCTGGCCAGCATGGAGTGAGGCTGCCCTTGGGGACCCACCTGAGAGGTTCATCTTGGCGCTGTAGCTCCCAAAGTACCTCTGGTCGGTGTTGGGCGTGTGGCACTCGTACTCGCCGGCATCCTGGTCCTGCAGCTCCTTGATGTGCAGCAGGACGGCGTCCCCCTGCACCCGCTCCACGTAGATCTCCCGCCTGTGCACCCGCTGGGCATAGACGGCGTAGGGGAAGGAGGGGTCGGCCGTGCTGACGATCTGCACCTCGCGCTCGGGGGCCGAGGGCAGGTAGATGGACCACTGGAAGTTCTGCTCGGCCGGGCCCTGGTAGCCGCTCACCTTGCACCACAGCGTGACGTGGGACCCCCTCACGCGGTAAAGGGGTCCCTTTTGGACAGTCACCACCCGCTGGCCAGCACCCACACCTGTTGGCAGAGAGTCATCAATCAGGAGTTTGCATGGATGTTACTGCAGGCATCCAAAAGGGCGATGGATGTGGGTGTGCAGGGGATCGTAGTGCAATACTGAAGTGAGTTATAGCATGGTCTTATTCTGTGAAGCACAAAGCCCCAGGGATTCTGGTGCCCCTTGCAATTGTAAGAACAAGCCCTTTATCAACAGACCTGTGAACTTGCTTCAGGGGAATCAAAAGCCACCTGCACACCCTCCCATCCCACACAGTTCCCAGGGGTGATGCTCACTCTGCACTGATGCTGAGCAAAATGCCCTTGGGATATGAGCACCAAGACAGAAACCAGCAAGGAGACCAGACCAAGGAAGAGAGCTGGTGGTGGCACAGCCTAAGAATGCTTCAGAAACTCCATCCCAAGAGAGGGGGCAAAGTaatccccaccccccccacctgCACCCTTAACAGCCGCGCAACATGGGCTTGCACATCTCCTCACTGAAATCTTGCCAGCATCTGTCATGAACCCACAGCACCGAAAGGAGCTTGCTCCACTGTACCCTTCTCACGGCCACAGAGCCAGAGCATCACTGGGGCCGTCCTCACCCTACAGACTGAGCAAGTCACTTTGCTGAGCCACCCACCCGGAGCATCCTGTCCCCCCATTTAGGGAGGCAAAGCAGCCCGGGGGAGGCAGCCCGCACATCTAGCTTGTGCGGGGTTCCCGCCAGCCTTACTTCCCACTCGCCTGCTGCTGAAAGCcgctgctgcagtgcagggcaCTCAcccaggaggagaaagaggacgAGGAAGAGAGCAGCCACCCTGCGCCACACCAGCCCCATGGGAACGAGCTCTGCTGGGGTCCTCTTCTGCAGAGGCGGTGGAGAGCCCTCATGGGTGATGAGGACAGCCACCCCACAATTTTgaaagcagctgggaggaagCTGCCAGCCTCCGGCGGCGGTTTCCTCTGCTTAGAAAAAGGCGGGGAGAAGTCAGGGAGCAGAGCGTGACATCAATGTGGTGCACCTCTCCAAGGTGACAGCTGGCCCCACAgcggctggggcagggcacTGCCCAGGCCACCAGCTGTGACTTCTCTatcctgcagcagctcacacGCAGCGTGCACCATGGCAAGATGCTTGCCCGCTCCCTTGGCTAATTGTCTGCCTCCCACTCTGTTGCAGCAAGCAGCTTGCTCCCTCCAACAGCAGTGATGGAGCTGCCCACCGGGAAGGATggggcaggtttctagggctGGAGCTTCCCCCAGGCTGGGTTGGCAAGGCGGGGTGCCCTGAACAGCACATCCCACCCACATCATCCACCAGCCCATCACCTATGCGGGCAGCAGGACCTCCGTCATCGCAGCTGCGTCCCAGGATGGCCCCCACGGGACATGGGGACCCCCAGGCCATCAGCACTGTGGTGAGAGCAGCCATGCCGGGAGGATGCTGGCCTTGGCACCGGAGGCAGGTGCTGTGGTTGCATCCCACCACGCGTGCATCGCTGACATCCACCGCTGGCACCGCACCGCCAGGCGCACGCTgcggctgctgccagctggggacagggcggggggctggcagggacacGTCCCAGGCAGGGTGAGCGTGGCCTCTTAACAAGCAGACAAACGTGAAGGACTTGCAATGGAGGCAGTCTCTGAAAGGACTGGTTTGGTTTTTGCAGGGAGGAGGGCGGCGTGAAGCGCTTACTCCTGAGCTGCGCTGCTCCCGCCAGCCTGCTGGGGCATGGGCTGAATGGCTAAATTGGCTCAGGGATTCGCAGGCAAAAACTAGCTATAAAACAAGCCCTTTTGCTTGATCCCACTGGACTCCCGGAGGGAACAAGATTCATGTAAtgaaccaaaacaaacacaaggtCCCTCCTTGCCCCATTTAATAAATGGATTCACATGACAGCCTGCAGGGCCAGAAGACAGATGCACAGACTCCTCGTTGCAAGGCTGGTGCCTTTATCAGCTCTGA
This genomic window from Cygnus olor isolate bCygOlo1 chromosome 1, bCygOlo1.pri.v2, whole genome shotgun sequence contains:
- the LOC121074696 gene encoding immunoglobulin superfamily member 3-like codes for the protein MGLVWRRVAALFLVLFLLLGVGAGQRVVTVQKGPLYRVRGSHVTLWCKVSGYQGPAEQNFQWSIYLPSAPEREVQIVSTADPSFPYAVYAQRVHRREIYVERVQGDAVLLHIKELQDQDAGEYECHTPNTDQRYFGSYSAKMNLSVIPDTLSVSMGSQVLTQAEGDAVELTCEVSKTTAQHTHLSVSWYRLRGAGEHQAEEILTLSKDFVLKPGPSYTQRFLLGNVRLDKVGNTTYKLSITAVEPSDQGQLYCEAAEWIEDPDETWKDISRKQTEKTALSVTTQDHDLHVGIVATKSTLSEGDILQLNCMLGAQRSSSRYFQVAWLLNGMEVARLGPCGLLAWKKEYEERAGLGQLRAFKQSSAVYVLAVYGVGPKDSGAYHCSASEVKAPGDVQSIHTNLSSAIRVDVKPIGLGLRATLISRTATVRYTQSFELVCQVSASHPIEEVLLSVGWFFQPNPPDGSYQELVRVLPDGTVSWGPAQPRFQGKAQLRKVGASSWLRIHSVVSGHAGTYQCEVGLWRTPRGQPTASATSNAVGIQVILPESKLQVSTKESSVEVAGGADTSIECRILFSQNDSQLVVTWYFLPPPPADATPLQIVRASYSGLLEYGADFSSPAQRSRFLSQRVSSEAFQLRILSAGPGDQGGYRCLVEEWRWLEDGWRSLGEGQSGRTSLRLRLPESELHLEQANSSISAREGEEVTLGCLLQDTHVPTARLSASWFRGEEGGHPRTLLTLRHDGSIEYPQEGLAGRLQLRRPTAGDFSLTLGGVEVGDDGLYHCQLQEWQQQGKGQWALQAWARSGYTRLTAIPKESTVLSTICSSPPLLNFILFLPLILILLLALAGFCWCFLSRKSKSKKGCTKGEELMELKGAGGVKQT